One window from the genome of Ensifer canadensis encodes:
- a CDS encoding cupin domain-containing protein has translation MTLPTYPAISTDTGVTRQVLSHSPEIMVVSFRFESGASGRLHSHPHVQSTYVSRGRFRFFRDGEAHELKAGDSLVIPSNTEHGCQCLETGELIDCFTPRRDDFL, from the coding sequence ATGACCCTTCCCACCTATCCCGCGATCTCGACCGATACTGGCGTTACCCGGCAAGTTCTTTCGCACTCACCGGAGATCATGGTCGTATCTTTCCGCTTCGAAAGCGGCGCTAGCGGCCGACTACATAGCCATCCGCACGTTCAATCCACCTACGTCTCGCGTGGCCGTTTCCGCTTTTTCCGTGACGGCGAAGCCCATGAATTGAAGGCCGGCGATAGTCTCGTCATCCCCTCAAACACTGAGCATGGGTGCCAATGCCTGGAGACCGGCGAACTTATTGACTGCTTCACACCCCGCCGAGACGACTTCCTGTGA